A genomic region of Exiguobacterium sp. Helios contains the following coding sequences:
- the rpoD gene encoding RNA polymerase sigma factor RpoD codes for MAEKARSEAEILRLAKDELIALGHKNGELSHQKIEDKLSSFESMDAQQFEEFLQLLETEGIKVNNDGTGDDKEEADLNDLSVPPGVKINDPVRMYLKEIGRVDLLNAEDEVELAKRIEQNDEEAKKRLAEANLRLVVSIAKRYVGRGMLFLDLIQEGNMGLIKAVEKFDYTKGYKFSTYATWWIRQAITRAIADQARTIRIPVHMVETINKLIRVQRQLLQDLGREPTPEEISKEMEITPEKVREILKIAQEPVSLETPIGEEDDSHLGDFIEDQDATAPQDAAAYELLKEQLEDVLDTLTDREENVLRLRFGLDDGRTRTLEEVGKVFGVTRERIRQIEAKALRKLRHPSRSKRLKDFLD; via the coding sequence ATGGCAGAAAAAGCAAGATCAGAAGCAGAAATACTCCGTCTCGCGAAGGATGAACTAATCGCGCTCGGACACAAGAATGGTGAACTATCGCATCAAAAAATCGAGGATAAACTCAGTTCGTTTGAATCGATGGATGCGCAACAATTCGAAGAATTCCTTCAACTGCTCGAAACAGAAGGCATCAAGGTCAATAACGATGGGACGGGTGACGACAAGGAAGAAGCGGATTTAAACGATCTTTCGGTCCCGCCGGGCGTTAAAATCAATGACCCTGTCCGGATGTACTTGAAAGAAATCGGGCGTGTCGATCTATTGAACGCCGAAGATGAAGTCGAACTCGCGAAACGAATTGAGCAGAACGACGAAGAAGCTAAGAAACGTTTAGCGGAAGCTAACTTACGTTTGGTCGTTTCGATTGCGAAGCGTTACGTCGGTCGCGGCATGCTGTTCCTTGATTTGATTCAAGAAGGAAACATGGGACTCATCAAAGCGGTTGAAAAGTTTGACTATACAAAAGGATATAAATTCTCGACTTACGCTACCTGGTGGATTCGTCAGGCCATCACACGTGCAATTGCCGATCAGGCACGGACGATCCGGATTCCGGTTCATATGGTCGAAACGATCAATAAATTGATCCGTGTCCAACGTCAATTACTTCAGGATTTAGGACGTGAACCGACTCCGGAAGAAATTTCGAAAGAAATGGAAATCACACCGGAAAAAGTACGTGAGATTCTGAAGATTGCACAAGAACCGGTATCGCTGGAAACACCGATCGGGGAAGAGGACGATTCACATCTCGGAGACTTCATTGAAGACCAGGATGCGACAGCCCCTCAAGATGCAGCGGCCTACGAGTTATTGAAAGAACAGCTCGAAGATGTCCTCGATACGTTGACGGACCGCGAAGAAAATGTGTTACGTCTTCGTTTTGGTCTAGACGACGGTCGGACACGCACACTTGAAGAAGTCGGGAAAGTATTTGGTGTCACACGTGAACGGATTCGTCAGATTGAGGCGAAAGCGTTACGGAAACTACGTCATCCAAGTCGTTCAAAACGTCTAAAAGATTTCCTCGATTAA
- the cccA gene encoding cytochrome c550, producing MRNPLVPFASIAIIAIIAMISLSYFGVDQVKQAEKGPSTAEMKPEDLFASKGCTGCHGGNLEGGVGPNLTKIGAKLKEEEIKEIAMNGKGQMPGGLANDEEAAALAKWLAAKK from the coding sequence ATGCGTAATCCGTTAGTACCGTTCGCATCGATTGCGATCATCGCCATCATCGCCATGATTTCATTGTCATACTTTGGGGTCGATCAGGTCAAACAAGCAGAAAAAGGTCCATCAACAGCTGAAATGAAGCCGGAAGATCTGTTTGCATCTAAAGGATGTACAGGATGCCACGGTGGAAATCTTGAAGGTGGAGTCGGTCCGAACTTAACAAAGATCGGCGCGAAGCTGAAAGAAGAAGAAATTAAAGAAATCGCTATGAACGGTAAAGGGCAAATGCCTGGCGGTCTTGCGAATGACGAAGAAGCCGCTGCTTTAGCAAAATGGCTCGCTGCAAAGAAATAA
- a CDS encoding tRNA (adenine(22)-N(1))-methyltransferase TrmK, whose translation MQTNVILDQRLQKVVSYIPQGAVLADIGSDHAFVPCYCIQQNLIERAIAGEVNVGPMEAAQGQVALVQLEDKVDVRLGSGLTVLTPGEVTAVTIAGMGGTLIASILEEGKNHLSGEERLILQPNVDAVDVRKWLLANGYALLSEAIVKENEKIYEILVAEKGEESLYSDDVEQREWELYFGPQLTREKAPAFIEKWQTEKQKRQYILEQMQRGNDSDVLQGKIANIERLIQKMEEVTN comes from the coding sequence ATGCAAACGAACGTCATACTTGATCAACGTCTACAAAAAGTCGTGTCTTATATTCCACAAGGAGCCGTACTCGCAGATATCGGATCCGATCACGCTTTTGTGCCTTGTTACTGTATCCAGCAAAACTTGATTGAACGCGCGATTGCCGGTGAAGTCAACGTGGGACCAATGGAAGCGGCACAAGGACAGGTTGCGCTTGTTCAATTAGAAGATAAAGTCGATGTCCGGCTCGGGAGTGGCCTGACTGTCTTAACACCGGGTGAAGTGACGGCAGTAACGATTGCCGGAATGGGCGGAACGTTGATTGCTTCGATTTTAGAAGAAGGCAAAAATCACTTATCCGGAGAAGAAAGATTGATTTTACAACCAAACGTCGATGCCGTTGATGTGCGGAAGTGGCTGCTCGCTAACGGCTATGCCTTATTATCAGAAGCGATTGTCAAAGAAAATGAGAAGATTTATGAAATTCTTGTTGCGGAAAAAGGAGAAGAATCATTATATTCCGATGATGTCGAACAACGAGAGTGGGAATTGTATTTTGGTCCGCAATTGACACGGGAAAAGGCACCGGCATTCATTGAAAAATGGCAGACTGAAAAACAAAAACGACAATATATCCTGGAACAAATGCAGCGCGGGAACGATTCGGATGTCTTGCAGGGAAAAATCGCGAACATCGAACGGTTGATTCAAAAAATGGAAGAGGTGACGAACTGA
- a CDS encoding Nif3-like dinuclear metal center hexameric protein, which produces MANGQQVIEQFETFAPKKFAFEGDPIGLQIGTLNKEVKRVLVTLDVLESVVDEAIEKRIDLIIAHHPPIFSKLPKVTDQSAAGRIVMKCIKHDIAVYAAHTNLDVAEGGVNDLMATALDITDTKVLVPSFENTLYKLVVFVPESAVQQVSEALGKAGAGHIGAYSDCQFHMTGIGQFKATAEANPYVGQPGQLEHVKEVRIETMVTELNKKQIIRAMIKAHPYEEVAYDVIRQEIESPSLGLGRIGRLKEAVPLKMFAEQVRSAFGVENLRFVGDENRLIQKVAVLGGDGNKYVSTAAFAGADVLVTGDLYFHIAHDAMALGLAVVDPGHHVESVMKQGVVKLLAERFEKQNIKGVDLFVSETNTNPFQFL; this is translated from the coding sequence ATGGCAAACGGTCAACAAGTCATCGAGCAGTTTGAGACATTTGCGCCGAAAAAATTTGCCTTTGAAGGAGATCCGATCGGCTTGCAAATCGGGACACTCAATAAAGAAGTCAAACGGGTCCTTGTCACATTAGATGTATTGGAGTCTGTCGTGGATGAGGCAATTGAAAAACGAATCGATTTAATCATCGCCCACCATCCGCCGATTTTCAGCAAACTTCCAAAAGTGACGGATCAATCGGCTGCGGGACGTATTGTCATGAAATGTATCAAACATGATATTGCCGTCTATGCCGCCCACACGAACTTAGATGTCGCGGAAGGCGGTGTCAATGACTTGATGGCAACGGCATTAGACATCACGGATACAAAGGTTCTGGTGCCGTCTTTCGAAAACACACTGTATAAACTCGTTGTCTTCGTTCCGGAATCTGCCGTGCAACAGGTCTCGGAAGCGTTAGGGAAAGCAGGAGCGGGGCATATTGGAGCATACAGTGACTGTCAGTTCCACATGACGGGAATCGGGCAATTTAAAGCAACGGCGGAAGCGAATCCGTATGTAGGACAACCTGGACAACTGGAGCATGTTAAAGAAGTGCGAATCGAAACGATGGTCACGGAATTAAACAAAAAACAAATCATTCGGGCGATGATAAAAGCCCATCCGTATGAAGAAGTCGCGTACGACGTGATTCGTCAAGAGATTGAATCGCCGTCACTTGGTCTCGGGCGGATTGGCCGATTAAAAGAAGCCGTTCCCTTAAAAATGTTTGCCGAACAGGTCCGGTCAGCCTTTGGGGTTGAGAACTTACGGTTTGTCGGTGATGAAAACCGATTGATTCAAAAAGTAGCTGTATTAGGCGGAGACGGGAACAAGTATGTTTCGACAGCAGCCTTTGCCGGAGCAGATGTATTAGTGACAGGTGATTTATATTTCCATATCGCACATGATGCGATGGCACTTGGACTTGCCGTAGTTGATCCCGGACATCACGTTGAGTCGGTCATGAAACAGGGTGTCGTCAAACTATTAGCAGAACGATTTGAAAAACAGAACATCAAAGGTGTCGACTTGTTTGTCTCAGAGACGAATACAAATCCGTTTCAATTTCTTTAA
- a CDS encoding 4-hydroxy-3-methylbut-2-enyl diphosphate reductase, whose protein sequence is MLVKKISPRGYCYGVVDAMKLAQQAALNDNLPRPIHILGMIVHNAHVTREFERMGVLTVDGPDRLEALETIKEGTVIFTAHGISPAVYARAAEKKLTVVDATCPDVTRTHDLIRTVVADDYEVIYVGKHGHPEPEGAVGVAPEHVHLIEKVEDIEALPAHLANKKIIVTNQTTMSQWDVQALMGHVREKYPHVEVHNEICNATQVRQEAVAEQAGDCDLVIVVGDPRSNNSNRLAQVSFDIAATPAHRIGDLTELDLSWLDGVNQVGVTSGASTPTPITKKVIDFLQQYDPADISTHDKTPFLELRRILPKVKIL, encoded by the coding sequence ATGCTTGTTAAAAAAATCAGTCCCCGTGGTTATTGTTACGGTGTTGTTGATGCGATGAAACTTGCTCAACAAGCTGCACTAAACGATAACTTACCACGACCAATCCATATCTTAGGCATGATTGTCCATAATGCACACGTCACACGCGAATTCGAACGGATGGGTGTCTTGACCGTAGATGGTCCTGACCGTTTAGAAGCACTCGAAACGATCAAAGAAGGAACCGTCATCTTTACAGCACACGGAATTTCGCCAGCAGTCTATGCCCGCGCAGCCGAGAAAAAATTGACTGTCGTCGATGCAACATGCCCAGACGTCACCCGGACACATGACTTGATCCGGACTGTTGTCGCTGATGACTATGAAGTCATCTATGTCGGTAAACACGGTCATCCGGAACCTGAAGGAGCCGTAGGTGTGGCACCAGAACACGTTCATTTGATCGAAAAAGTCGAAGACATCGAAGCGTTGCCTGCTCATCTCGCTAATAAAAAAATTATCGTCACGAATCAAACGACGATGAGTCAATGGGATGTCCAAGCGTTGATGGGGCATGTCCGCGAAAAATATCCGCATGTCGAAGTGCATAATGAAATTTGTAATGCGACGCAAGTCCGCCAGGAAGCTGTTGCAGAACAGGCTGGTGATTGCGACTTAGTCATCGTCGTCGGCGATCCACGTTCAAACAACTCGAACCGTCTGGCACAAGTTTCATTTGATATTGCCGCAACGCCGGCTCACCGGATTGGTGATTTAACGGAACTCGATCTATCATGGCTCGACGGTGTCAACCAGGTTGGTGTAACATCAGGTGCTTCAACGCCAACACCGATTACTAAAAAAGTCATCGACTTCTTACAACAGTATGATCCTGCTGATATCAGTACGCATGACAAGACGCCGTTCCTCGAATTGCGCCGTATCTTACCAAAAGTTAAAATACTTTAA
- a CDS encoding sensor histidine kinase encodes METKKMMRSYFFQITAVLFILICLVISALAFTADRVTISRVEQQTEKQSEKSVEVSSNALRDSVGNLHEKIMSLQLNVTNMSNLDRAIRDSNLLDIDTGFKSFFYYDRKTDKITWFSSEDRRISDSKIRRDDSFIQALTSTDFHMSPRYDITNDSLTYMYVSVRNGNERVGVFGGGLSLMNSVVFRNSLESFDDDTMAYLFNSQGEPLATSKNLVTDQERLLSQSVVDRAFKSSKPYEIFSTNKDMYYFARDLKVTDWKILVRTPRSVFYEPVYTTRQQYLVIAALTLVLSLIVGYLMSRQLTAPLLELVQKIEKSTTPQPITLERSGSNEVKTLVTAYNEYAQRMEHARVEQLSQQQVILHQEKLASLGQLAAGIAHEIRNPLTPVKMALQLLSEEKQNNPDMMQIALSELDRANQLIQTMLDLSKNDKTTLAMAQIDMKKMMEKLTFILESKSHPYEADCKIYTPAHMPSLYASENGLLQVLSNCIGNALDAVDSKGSDGICHVHLHVYPDQFVFIVQDNGVGMDENQILMLGQAFNTSKINGNGLGLFMSNQIVRQHNGRIEVDSKVGVGTTVQLFFPRREE; translated from the coding sequence ATGGAGACGAAAAAGATGATGCGGTCCTATTTTTTCCAAATCACGGCTGTTTTGTTCATTCTTATTTGTCTTGTCATCTCGGCACTTGCCTTTACAGCAGACCGCGTCACGATTTCACGAGTCGAACAGCAGACAGAAAAACAGAGTGAAAAAAGTGTCGAAGTCTCAAGTAATGCGCTGCGTGACAGCGTCGGGAACTTACACGAAAAAATCATGAGTCTTCAATTGAATGTCACAAATATGAGTAATCTCGATCGGGCGATCCGGGATTCGAATTTGCTCGATATCGATACCGGATTTAAAAGCTTCTTTTATTATGATCGTAAAACCGATAAGATCACCTGGTTTTCGAGTGAAGATCGTCGTATTTCGGATTCGAAGATTCGTCGCGATGACTCTTTTATACAAGCCTTGACGAGTACGGATTTTCATATGAGTCCACGTTATGATATAACAAATGATTCTTTGACCTATATGTATGTCTCGGTTCGAAATGGCAATGAGCGGGTCGGTGTATTTGGTGGAGGGCTCAGTCTGATGAATTCCGTCGTTTTTCGAAATTCACTGGAATCGTTTGATGATGATACGATGGCCTATTTGTTTAACAGCCAAGGTGAGCCGCTCGCAACCTCGAAAAACCTCGTAACCGATCAAGAACGCCTCTTGAGTCAAAGTGTTGTCGATCGGGCTTTCAAAAGCAGCAAACCGTATGAAATCTTTAGTACAAATAAAGATATGTACTATTTTGCACGTGATTTGAAGGTGACCGATTGGAAAATACTGGTGCGGACACCGCGGAGTGTATTTTACGAACCTGTCTATACGACACGACAACAATATCTGGTCATTGCAGCACTTACACTGGTGCTCAGTCTGATCGTCGGTTATTTGATGTCACGGCAATTGACGGCACCGCTACTGGAGCTTGTTCAAAAAATCGAAAAAAGTACGACGCCGCAACCGATTACCCTGGAACGTTCCGGCTCAAATGAAGTCAAGACCTTGGTCACCGCCTACAATGAATATGCGCAACGGATGGAACATGCACGGGTCGAACAGTTGAGTCAGCAACAGGTAATCTTACATCAGGAAAAACTGGCATCGCTCGGACAACTCGCAGCAGGGATTGCCCATGAAATCCGAAATCCATTGACGCCGGTTAAGATGGCGTTGCAATTGCTGTCAGAAGAAAAACAAAATAATCCGGATATGATGCAGATTGCATTGTCTGAACTGGACCGGGCCAACCAGCTGATTCAGACAATGCTTGATTTATCCAAAAATGATAAAACAACGCTGGCGATGGCACAGATTGACATGAAAAAAATGATGGAGAAGTTAACGTTCATCCTCGAATCGAAATCACATCCTTATGAAGCAGACTGCAAGATTTACACACCGGCACACATGCCGTCGTTGTATGCTTCGGAAAATGGCCTGTTGCAGGTGCTGTCGAATTGTATCGGAAATGCGCTTGACGCTGTCGATTCGAAAGGGTCGGACGGAATTTGTCACGTCCACCTTCATGTCTATCCGGATCAGTTTGTGTTTATCGTTCAAGATAACGGTGTCGGAATGGACGAAAATCAGATTTTAATGCTGGGTCAGGCGTTTAACACATCCAAAATCAACGGCAACGGGTTGGGATTGTTCATGTCCAATCAAATTGTCCGTCAGCATAATGGAAGAATCGAAGTCGACAGTAAAGTCGGTGTCGGCACGACGGTACAACTCTTTTTCCCAAGACGGGAGGAGTAG
- a CDS encoding sugar ABC transporter substrate-binding protein: protein MRFNKSWLFVLIIWIASVLVISNMFVQKETSPKRNVVGFTIVNDKHEFAQRLINAFKAEAKANKYEALVATSQNSRISEREQILEFVQLKVDAIFITTLDDVYIGSAIEEAKKAGIPVFAIDRMIHSDAVVSSITSNNQVIGEQLASYIKNELIKRTGQSTGRIVEITGTANVYTTNERHRGFLKGIENEPTLSIVDSASGNYDPVTSERVMRQVIDSGIPFDAVYCHNDDIAMGVLEALKKAKISGKIVVGIDGNRAILEAVDMKSMDATVVQSAEEMMKVAFSALKLHTKNKKIPDRFYTYSYLYDGSRPIPMLN, encoded by the coding sequence ATGAGGTTCAACAAGTCCTGGTTGTTTGTTTTGATCATTTGGATTGCATCCGTCCTCGTCATTTCCAACATGTTTGTCCAAAAGGAAACAAGTCCTAAACGGAATGTCGTGGGGTTTACGATTGTCAATGACAAACATGAATTTGCACAACGGTTGATCAATGCCTTTAAAGCGGAAGCGAAAGCGAATAAATATGAAGCGTTAGTAGCGACGTCACAAAATTCCCGCATCAGTGAACGCGAACAGATTTTAGAATTCGTTCAACTGAAAGTCGATGCCATCTTTATCACAACACTGGATGATGTCTATATCGGCAGTGCCATCGAAGAAGCCAAAAAAGCAGGGATTCCTGTATTTGCGATTGACCGTATGATTCACTCAGATGCTGTCGTGAGTTCGATTACATCTAATAATCAAGTGATTGGGGAACAATTGGCTTCCTATATTAAGAATGAGTTAATCAAGCGTACAGGTCAGTCAACGGGTCGCATCGTCGAGATCACGGGTACGGCAAACGTCTATACGACAAACGAACGGCACCGGGGATTCTTAAAAGGAATCGAAAATGAGCCAACGCTTTCGATTGTCGATTCGGCCAGCGGAAACTATGATCCGGTGACATCCGAACGTGTCATGCGGCAGGTGATTGACTCCGGAATTCCGTTCGATGCAGTCTACTGTCACAATGATGATATTGCGATGGGCGTACTCGAAGCATTGAAAAAAGCGAAGATTTCCGGAAAAATAGTTGTCGGAATCGATGGGAATCGTGCTATATTAGAAGCTGTTGACATGAAATCGATGGACGCGACAGTCGTCCAGTCCGCTGAAGAGATGATGAAAGTTGCCTTCAGCGCGTTGAAGCTTCATACGAAAAACAAAAAAATTCCCGATCGTTTCTATACGTATTCATATTTGTATGACGGTAGTAGACCAATACCCATGTTGAACTGA
- a CDS encoding DEAD/DEAH box helicase has translation MNGFTHFDLHPFVVEALEDARIKKPTDIQSRIIPAALKGRDIIGQSQTGTGKTLSFLLPIVQNVNPELQEMQAIIVAPTRELAWQIHEELKSILVKQPDYIKTSLITGGMDRERQIGRVKVSPQIVIGTPGRILDLFKEQALKPHFVKHYIIDEADQMLDMGFLPEVDRIAQALPEKLQMMVFSATIPEKLQPFLKKYMNNPRYAHVDPKQQTAKKIVHHTVPVKHRDRSDLTLKLAKALNPYICLVFTNTKTEAIELEALFLEAGLNVGSLHGDLPARRRKQAIKEINEAKYQYVIVTDLAARGIDISGVSHVINHGIPKDLDFYVHRVGRTGRVDQDGLAYTLFEDHENGSINRLEDRGIEFINVDVKSGQVSEVKERRRAKPHMKTAVSKTAHSRLSGEAAKAKKRVKPGYKKKHQYKLKETAKRERIKEQRGIGRAERKANASKTK, from the coding sequence ATGAATGGATTTACCCATTTCGATTTGCACCCGTTCGTCGTCGAAGCACTCGAAGACGCACGTATTAAAAAACCAACCGATATTCAATCCCGGATTATTCCGGCAGCGCTCAAAGGGCGGGATATCATTGGACAATCACAGACAGGGACAGGAAAAACGTTATCGTTCCTCTTGCCGATCGTTCAAAATGTCAATCCGGAACTTCAAGAAATGCAAGCCATCATCGTTGCGCCGACGCGCGAACTGGCTTGGCAGATTCATGAGGAATTGAAATCAATCCTCGTCAAACAACCGGATTACATCAAGACAAGTCTTATCACAGGTGGAATGGATCGCGAACGTCAAATCGGACGTGTCAAAGTCTCACCGCAAATCGTGATCGGAACACCTGGACGTATTTTGGATCTCTTTAAAGAACAAGCATTGAAACCGCATTTCGTGAAACATTACATCATCGATGAAGCGGATCAAATGCTCGACATGGGATTCCTACCGGAAGTCGACCGGATTGCTCAAGCGCTTCCTGAGAAGTTGCAGATGATGGTATTCTCCGCAACGATTCCTGAAAAACTGCAACCATTCTTGAAAAAATACATGAACAATCCACGTTATGCGCATGTGGATCCAAAACAACAGACAGCGAAAAAAATCGTGCACCATACGGTTCCGGTCAAGCACCGCGATCGTTCTGATTTGACGTTGAAACTGGCGAAAGCCCTCAACCCGTATATTTGTCTTGTCTTTACGAATACGAAAACAGAAGCCATCGAACTCGAAGCTCTCTTCCTTGAAGCGGGACTCAATGTCGGTTCGCTTCATGGTGACTTGCCGGCCCGTCGCCGGAAACAAGCCATCAAGGAAATTAATGAAGCCAAATATCAGTATGTCATCGTAACGGATCTTGCTGCACGCGGCATCGATATTTCAGGTGTTTCCCACGTCATCAACCACGGGATTCCGAAAGATCTCGACTTCTATGTTCACCGTGTCGGTCGGACAGGTCGTGTTGATCAGGACGGATTGGCTTACACATTGTTTGAAGATCATGAGAACGGTTCGATCAACCGTCTTGAGGACCGTGGTATCGAATTCATCAACGTGGATGTGAAGAGTGGTCAAGTCAGCGAAGTGAAAGAACGACGCCGTGCAAAACCACACATGAAGACAGCGGTTTCGAAAACAGCTCACAGCCGTTTATCCGGTGAAGCTGCAAAAGCGAAAAAACGTGTCAAACCAGGTTATAAAAAGAAACACCAGTATAAGCTGAAAGAAACAGCAAAACGCGAACGAATCAAAGAACAGCGCGGAATCGGACGTGCTGAGCGTAAAGCGAACGCCAGTAAAACAAAATAA
- a CDS encoding deoxyribonuclease IV, with amino-acid sequence MKIGSHVSLSGKKMLLGASEEAASYGATTMMVYTGAPQNTRRKPISDLRIPEALLHMEANGIEEIVVHAPYIINLGNTTKPETFELAVSFLGEEIRRAEALEKAKHIVLHPGAHVGAGEEIGIKRIIEGLNEVLTGDEKVKIALETMAGKGSEIGKTFEELAEIIAGVTHNDRLSVCLDTCHVHDAGYDLIHDLDGVLESFDRIVGIDRLGVIHVNDSKNIRGAKKDRHENIGFGEIGFDPLHRIVHHQDLAHLPKVLETPYIGLDPKKKVAPYREEIAMLRSGNFDAEWRLPLIGTSI; translated from the coding sequence ATGAAAATCGGTTCACATGTGTCTCTGTCAGGCAAAAAAATGTTACTCGGTGCGAGTGAAGAAGCAGCCTCTTATGGTGCAACGACCATGATGGTCTATACAGGAGCACCCCAAAATACAAGACGGAAACCGATTTCGGATTTGCGGATTCCAGAAGCCTTGTTGCATATGGAAGCAAACGGGATTGAAGAAATCGTCGTCCATGCACCTTATATCATCAATTTAGGCAATACGACGAAACCGGAAACGTTTGAATTAGCCGTCTCATTTTTAGGAGAAGAAATCCGGCGGGCGGAAGCTCTCGAAAAAGCAAAACATATCGTCCTGCATCCAGGAGCACATGTCGGTGCCGGGGAAGAAATCGGAATCAAACGAATTATTGAAGGGCTCAATGAAGTATTAACGGGAGATGAAAAAGTAAAAATCGCTCTCGAAACGATGGCCGGAAAGGGGTCGGAAATCGGTAAGACATTTGAAGAGCTGGCAGAAATCATTGCCGGTGTGACGCATAATGACCGCCTGTCCGTCTGTCTCGATACATGTCACGTCCACGATGCCGGCTATGACCTGATTCATGACCTGGACGGAGTATTGGAATCGTTCGATCGTATCGTCGGAATTGACCGTCTTGGCGTGATCCATGTCAATGATTCGAAAAATATTCGCGGTGCCAAAAAAGACCGTCACGAAAATATCGGATTTGGTGAAATCGGTTTTGATCCGTTACATCGAATCGTTCATCATCAGGATCTGGCCCATTTACCAAAAGTCCTCGAAACACCGTATATCGGACTGGATCCCAAAAAGAAGGTCGCACCTTATCGTGAAGAAATTGCCATGTTACGCTCAGGAAACTTTGACGCCGAGTGGCGTTTGCCATTGATCGGTACATCCATTTAA
- a CDS encoding XapX domain-containing protein, whose protein sequence is MLQQILLSLLAGIICGVVFTALKLPIPAPPVFPAIVGIFGVFLGMKVFLFLADRWPF, encoded by the coding sequence ATGCTTCAACAAATTTTATTATCATTGCTAGCAGGTATCATCTGTGGTGTCGTCTTTACTGCTCTTAAATTACCAATCCCTGCTCCACCTGTCTTTCCGGCCATCGTTGGAATTTTCGGTGTGTTCCTTGGGATGAAGGTATTTTTATTCCTCGCTGATCGCTGGCCGTTTTGA